The genomic window ATATCAAGCAGGCGGTGCAGGCGGGTTGTAACACTATGGCTTCGCTTAAAGAAACCACCAATGCCTCAACAGGTTGTGGTGGTTGTAGTGCACTGGCAAAACAAGTGTTAGATGCAGAACTGCTGAGCTTAGGTGTGGAAGTGAATAACGACCTTTGTGAGCACTTTGCCTATTCGCGTCAAGAGCTTAGCGACATTGTTCGAGTCAATCAGATCAAAACCTTTGAACAGCTTTTAGCCCAGTATGGCAAAGGCCATGGCTGTGAAGTGTGTAAGCCAACCGTGGGCTCAATATTAGCCTCGTTTTGGAATGACTATATTTTGCAAAACGAGCATATGGAGCTGCAAGACACCAATGATATCTACCTAGGCAATATGCAAAAAGACGGTACTTATTCAGTGGTGCCACGCATTGCTGGAGGAGAGATCACTCCAGATCGCTTAATTGTGTTGGGACAAGTGGCAAAAGAGTTTGATTTGTACACCAAGATCACCGGTGGTCAACGTGTGGATCTATTTGGTGCGCAGCTCAATGATTTACCGATTATTTGGCAAAAACTGGTAGATGCTGGCTTTGAAACCGGACATGCCTACGGAAAATCCGTACGTACTGTGAAGTCTTGTGTAGGTAGCACTTGGTGTCGTTATGGCGTGGGCGACAGTGTACGTTTAGCCATTGATGTAGAGAACCGCTACAAAGGCCTGCGCTCTCCTCACAAAATCAAATTTGCGGTCTCTGGCTGCACCCGAGAATGTGCTGAGGCTCAGTCTAAAGATGTCGGCATCATAGCCACCGAAAACGGCTGGAACTTGTATGTGTGTGGTAATGGAGGCATGCGTCCGCGTCATGCTGACTTACTGGCGACCGATTTAGACGAAGCCACCCTGATTCAATATATCGACCGCATGTTGATGTTTTATATTCGCACCGCTGATCGCTTGCAACGTACTTCGGTATGGATGGAAAACCTTGAAGGCGGTTTAGATTACCTAAGAGAAGTAGTTGTTGACGACAAACTGGGCCTTGCAGCAGAGCTTGAAAAAGAGATGGCAAACACTATCGATCAGTACCAATGTGAGTGGAAAACCACTTTGCAGTCTCCAGAAAAACTGAAGCGATTTAGCCATTTTATCAATAGTGAGCAACGCGATGACACGCTGAGCTTTGTGTCGGAACGTGAGCAGCGATTCCCTAGTAGCACTGTTGATTCCTCATCCAATACCCAAAGTAGTGAACAAATTATCGATGTGGTTGAGGTGAACTAGTGGCTAAAACCGACAATATAAATTTATGCGAAATAGACGTCATTTTTATCAAGGAGAGAGAATATGAATAATTGGCAAACGATCTGCGATATACAAGATATCGCACCTAATGTCGGAGTCTGTGCTCTTGTTAATGGCAGACAGATAGCGGTATTTAATTATCAGCGCACCAACACGCTGTACGCTATTTCAAACTATGACCCAATTGGTAAAGCGCAAGTGCTTTCACGAGGCATCATAGGCTGCTTTGAAGGTGAGCCTTGCGTGGCGTCTCCTTTGTACAAACAGCACTTCAATTTGCAGACGGGGCAATGCATTGAAAAACCAGAATGCACGATAAAAACCTACCCAGTGCGTCTCATTGATGGAGCAATTCAAATTCAGGTCAGTGAAGCGGTGGCGGCGTAATGCCTGTCACTGCAGCGCCTTTCATTGTAATGAACGGCGAGCAAGTAAATTTTTCACCATTTAAGCAGGAAGCTGTCGCTTAAATTAAGCAACAAAAAAAGGATTTATATTATGGATAACAGTAAATTTTCTCTGTTTTCGTTTAGCGGAAAAATGAAAGTCTTACATTTAAGTTGGATGGCTTTTTTTATTACCTTTGTGGTTTGGTTTAACTTTGCACCTTTATTGCAAATGGTAAAAGAGACACTAGGGCTGAGTACTCAAGAGATCAAAACCTTATTGATTTTAAACGTCGCCCTAACTATACCGGCGCGTGTGGTTATCGGTATGCTAACCGATAGGTTTGGCCCAAGATTGGTCTATTCAGCGCTACTGGCGGTGTGTTCCATCCCGTGTTTTATGTTTGCCTTTGCCGACTCCTTTATACAGGCTGCAATTGCCCGTTTCTTACTCGGCTTTATTGGTGCAGGCTTTGTGGTTGGTATTCGCCTAGTCTCAGAATGGTTCCCGCACAATGAGT from Vibrio neonatus includes these protein-coding regions:
- the nirD gene encoding nitrite reductase small subunit NirD translates to MNNWQTICDIQDIAPNVGVCALVNGRQIAVFNYQRTNTLYAISNYDPIGKAQVLSRGIIGCFEGEPCVASPLYKQHFNLQTGQCIEKPECTIKTYPVRLIDGAIQIQVSEAVAA